Proteins from a genomic interval of Desulfovibrio piger:
- a CDS encoding phosphate ABC transporter ATP-binding protein, with amino-acid sequence MTPFVRIHDLCLHLNGRAILHHVDLELPRHGISVLLGRSGSGKTSFLRCLNRLHDCTKDSRMQGQVELLLDGEMRDISRLRGEEALSRLRRQVGMVFQTPNVLPASIGQNLLLPLQLAAGLDMDEARSRARRSLEDVGLWPEVHDRLGDPAGSLSGGQQQRLCLARTLALEPQILLLDEPTASLDPASTRRIEDLLLQLSERYAIILVSHGIAQARRLATRLLLFEDGHARGPFPPEELARIFPHEDAAGQA; translated from the coding sequence ATGACCCCTTTTGTCCGCATCCATGATCTGTGCCTGCACCTCAACGGCCGCGCCATCCTGCACCATGTGGATCTTGAACTGCCGCGCCACGGCATCAGCGTCCTGCTGGGGCGTTCCGGTTCCGGAAAGACCAGTTTCCTGCGCTGCCTGAACCGCCTGCACGACTGCACCAAGGACAGCCGCATGCAGGGGCAGGTGGAACTTTTACTGGACGGGGAGATGCGGGACATCAGCCGCCTGCGGGGCGAGGAGGCCCTCTCCCGTCTGCGCCGTCAGGTGGGCATGGTCTTCCAGACTCCCAACGTGCTGCCGGCCAGTATCGGACAAAACCTGCTGCTGCCCCTGCAACTGGCTGCCGGGCTGGATATGGACGAGGCCCGCTCACGGGCCCGGCGCAGTCTGGAAGACGTGGGCCTGTGGCCGGAAGTCCATGACAGGCTGGGCGACCCTGCCGGCTCCCTTTCCGGCGGCCAGCAGCAACGCCTCTGTCTGGCCCGCACGCTGGCCCTGGAGCCGCAGATCCTCCTGCTGGACGAGCCCACGGCCTCCCTCGACCCGGCCAGTACCCGCCGCATCGAGGATCTGCTCCTGCAGCTTTCGGAACGTTACGCCATCATCCTCGTCTCGCACGGGATCGCCCAGGCACGCCGTCTGGCGACCCGACTCCTGCTTTTTGAGGACGGCCATGCCCGCGGCCCCTTCCCGCCGGAAGAGCTGGCCCGCATCTTCCCCCATGAGGATGCGGCGGGACAGGCCTGA